The Narcine bancroftii isolate sNarBan1 chromosome 8, sNarBan1.hap1, whole genome shotgun sequence region gtaatggaatagagagaataaggagggaattaaaagagggacctttgtgacatatgaaaagtgaaatcttttctgggggaggcggggtggggggaaatagcggtcactgcaaaatcagttgacgcttgcgagtggattcgcaaatccaaatggagaggggagatgtggttgtccgacaagggataaaggacaactcaggaggtgaaggggagattggggataaataagatagaaataggagaataaggaaaatgttagatgttgtaggaatgttgtcttataaagagttgaaaataagaaaacagaaatggaaaaggaggaaaggtaatgatggaaaaacggaaagagaagataaacaaaatataaaagggctacgctgaactatatgtctttaaatattaatggaatacataaccaaattaaaaggaagaaactaccaaatttaaatgaataaatgtattccattagaaaaaataacatattggttaagaaataacattgaaatattcgaacaagtataggagccttacattaaatacaatagcgaaaacctaccggggacaaacattacctaagttgatggaaggagaaggaaagaaaagaatggactcagtagaatttctggtgtaatttggttgaatgacaacattgtctgactggcttaatgcaacctagattgtatacctaaaatggatgagaggggggggtgggggggtggtttgggaggaaaggggggggggggggagaaaaagtcactgtatatgtgtgaaaagaaatagtgtatatcatggctaatgtgatttatggtgtgaaaaataaaaaaatttaaaaaaaaaaacaaaaaaaaaaactcccCAATCTGTCATTATTTGTGGTTTTTAGACTCCAGGAAAGTAATAGCACAATCAAAGAATTTTGCTGCTACACGGGCAAGTCtataaaggaatgtgcaggaattttgagtcaattcctgctcagtgatttatcctgcaggacccctacaactttttggaggaagcctacaATGTAAATTGTACTGGAAAAATTCATTGTCGGTCATCCCTCTACTACACATCCAAACCACCAGGACTgatgcactcaggtacttgcagtctaaacaGGTGCTCAGTGTGTACGACCACATGAGCAGTATTTTTTTTCAGCGATTTTCCCGACATTACAGTCtaaaaacattatttaaaaattattctgcTTTTCTGGAATTCATCACATTTTCCTCAAATGAGTAATTAAGAGAAAGGATGTGAAGAGGATTCAAGGGAAAAAGGCAACTTAAGTTAGTGGATGAGAACCTGGCAAAtgcaataaaactgaaataaataGTGCCACTAGAATccatgaaaaggctgaggaccctgtaatATCTGTCTATGAGGGcagcatcagaacatcattcaagagcaggagtccccaaactttttagaccatcgacCAATTCATGGAATATTAGATCCCTCATTGACCCCTAGGCATGGAATCCCGACGCTAGACTGTGGGGAGTGGTAGTGGCGCTGCACAGGGGATGGTGGCACTAGATGGGGGAGTTCACAGCGCTGGACAGAGGGTGGTTATGGTGCTTGATGGAGAGCTGTGGGTGGGGTGGCAGAGCTGGATGGGGTCACTAACATAGGTACAATATATACTTGAGTAATAGTCGATCATGTGTTAAAATTAACCCTCCCTATTATTTGCCTCAGCCGTATGGCCATCCGCTCTCCTGCACTTCAACTGTGAATCCTCACCCCCAACACCTGCCCATCCTAACTCCCGACTGCAGATCCTTGCCCTAACGCTCACCTATCCAAACTCCCGACTGCAGATCCTTGCCCCAATGCCCACCCATATGAACTCCTGAGCGCAGATCCTCACCCCTGCTGCCCACCAATCCGAACTCCTGAACACAGTTCCTTGCCCTGATGCCATTTGAGCTACAATGCCCCAAACATGAACATACCACTCAGTCCTGACCATCCAAtctcccaatgccttgaacagcacAGGTACTTGTGAGGTCAGAAATTTGACACGCATAAAagtcttccccctcccttcttttcccataaAAGTAGTCCAAAATATTTTACGATTATGTgtataaaacatagaacacatACTTTTTCTGTACTCCTGTTCACTCTAAATTAATTCAAAGGCCAaaatcaaatacaacatggcggccaccaaagcCCATTCTCACAAGTGGTTGGCCAACACTTGCATTGATGCTATTTTCAATTGACCCCTCACCCCCAGCATTATTGGCATTGAGTCATATTGACATTATCAACCCCCATTCAACCTCTGGCATTTATCAATCCTTTGGATGGACCATCGACCCCCCAGGTGTCAATATAGAACACTTTAGAGACCCCTATTCAAGAGGATGAGCCTTCACAAGGCGTCTGGACCTAGCAGTATACCTGGCATGGTACTGAAAATctacaccaaccaactagccggagtgttcatggacattttcaacctctcattgctgctgtcagaggttcccacctgcttcaaaagggcatcaataatCCCAGTAACCAAGAAgcgtagtgtgagctgcctcaacgactaccaccgagtcgcactaacttctactatgatgaaatgttttgagatgcTGGTCAGAGCCACAATTAaaacgtacctaagtaaagatatgGACTCAatgcaattcacctaccatcacaatcGCTTCACAGCAGGTGCAGtatcactggccctccactcagctctggatcacctcgtaaACAGTAATTCATATATACGACTGCTCTTCATCaagtacagctcagccttcaataccattattccctcagtgctggtcaagaagctataaaCACTAGGCTTCTGTAGCCCACTCTGCAACcagatccttgattttctcatcagaagatcacagtcagtacaaattagaaacaacatctccttgTCACTGATTATCagtacaggtgcaccccaaggatgctgcttgtcccactgctctattcattatacacccatgactgtgtggccaggcacaattccaacgctatctacaaattttctgatgacaccacagttgttggcagaatcacaaactgcaatgaggaagtgtacagaagggatgaagatcagctcgttgaatggtgtaatgacaaaaaCCTTgaactcaacgtcagcaaaacccaagagatgattatggacttctgGGGAACATGATTCactagtggaggggggggggggtcaagaacttcaaattcctggatgacaacatctccgaggatcagtCTTGGAGcatccatgttaatgcaatcacaaagaaggctcgccagtgtctatactttgtgaggtgtctaaggagattcagtatgtcactgaaggttctcgtaaacttctacaggtgtaccgtggagagcattttggctgttgcctggcatggaggcaccaactctcaggacaggaataaactccagagggttgttaattcggcctgcatcatcacaggcaccagacttcactccgagggcatctacatgaagcagtatcttaaaaaaagcaacctccaccctcaaagaaccccaccactctgttaccatcgggggaaaaggtgcaggagcctaaagacaagcactcaatggctcaaggacagcttcttccctgcagccatcagattcctgaataatcaatgacccaaagacactgccttacttttcatgcactagtatttttattttttatatagttatgtgataagatggttataatatgtttgCACTATCATGCTGCTggaaaaacaccgaatttcatgacttgctcatgacaataagttctgattttgtgtcatcagcaaacttagaaatGTTACATTTAGTTGCCTTAGCCAAATCATTGATATCAGTTGTGAATTGCCGGGTCCCGTGTACCAATGGTACTCCATAAGTTATAACCTGCTGTTATGAGAAAGATGTGTTTATTTCTactctttgttttctctctgttaACCAGCCCTCAATCAATCCCAGTACATTGCCCCCAATCAGGTTAAATGAGGTATTGAGATGTCCAGCTGAAAGCATGTTTGTATTCTGATTCTgccatgtgatttttttccccactgagtaATTAGAAGTCTCATTGATTTTGTGAGTGAAAAATAATGTGTGAATATTGAGTTCTTTCCTGACAGCTGAACTAAGCTTCTTCTTCTCAGGCAGTCACTCAGAATGAAGTATAATTTTGCTTGCATCATAGTTTTGTGGGTTCTCAGAAGACTGATTAGTCTTACCTCGGGTTCACAGCTTCGGTTACAAGCTAGCCAGGTTGGGCTTGATGAAGAAGGCAGGTGACTTGTCTGGATTCTTGTGCGTATTTTTCTTCTTCTACACACGTGCTCCCTGTGGAGAGCCTGCATGTGCTTGTTCTTGTCCTTGTTATTTCTAACTTATTAGGTGGCCTTTTCTACTTCTTGTCCAGTTGGGTTAGTGCCAGGATTGTAGTAAGTAGTCTGCTGTGGATTGCAGTCAAGGACAGATAATCCAAAGATAAACTCTGGACTGAGGAGATCTTCAAAATGCTTTTTCCAACAAGTACTGAGATCCTTGCTGCCCTTAATTGGTTTGGTGAAACTTGTTACACATTTGAAAGCAACAGTGTCATTATCAATCAAAGCACAAATGAGGGTTGGTAGCTTGCAGAATTTTGAAGTGGAAAATTTGCCGATGTATTGCCTGAATTCATAGTGCTGTCAAGGGAACTAAAGAATCAAGAGCGCTGGtttaagttgtttttaattaaaatatatgGTTGTTGTTGCTGAAGCTGGTTTGTTGGGGAATTTGAAAATAGATGGCAGTGGGAATTATAGATGGAACCGATAGGAGGCAAGGAGGTGGTACTCATGATGGGTTGAACCACGCTCACAATCTTCTGCCGTTTCTTGCAGTCTTAAATGGAGTAGTTCCAGTACCCCACAGGATACAgtactttcaatggtgcatctgcATATTATTCGAACTCATGTGTTCTAATTCTGCTTAATAACCTCTTgctgaaagtccaaatatacagcATCCTCTGGTTCTCtcatctttcttttttctttggcttggcttcgcggacgaagatttatggagggggtaaaagtccacgtcagctgcaggctcgtttgtggctgacaagtccgatgcgggacaggcagacacggttgcagcggttgcaggggaaaattggtgggttggggttgggtgttgggtttttcctcctttgccttttgtcagtgaggtgggctctgcggtcttcttcaaaggaggttgctgcccgccaaactgtgaggcgccaagatgtacggttggaggcgatatcagcccactggcggtggtcaatggggcaggcaccaagagatttctttaggcagtccttgtaccttttctttggtgcacctctgtcacagtggccagtggagagctcgccatataacacaatcttgggaaggcgatggtcctccattctggagacatgacccacccagcgcagctggatcttcagcagcatggactcgatgctgtcgacctctgccatctcgagtacttcgacattagggatgaaagcgctccaatgaatgttgaggatggagcggagacaacgctagtggaagcgttctaggagccgtaggtgatgccggtagaggacccatgattcggagccgaacaggagtgtgggtatgacaacggctctgtatacgcttatctttgtgaggtttttcagttggttgtttttccagactcttttgtgtagtcttccaaaggcactatttgccttggcgagtctgttgtctatctcgttgtcgatccttgcatctgatgaaatggtgcagccaagataggtaaactggttgaccgttttgagttttgtgtgcccgatggagatgtgggggggctgatagtcatggtggggagctggctgatggaggacctcagttttcttcaggctgacttccaggtcaaacattttggcagtttccgcaaaacaggacgtcaagcgctgaagagctggctctgaatgggcaactaaagcggcatcgtctgcaaagagtagttcacggacaagtttctcttgtgtcttggtgtgagcttgcaggcgcctcagattgaagagactgccatccgtgcggtaccggatgtaaacagcttcttcattgttgaggtctttcatggcttggttcagcatcatgctgaagaagattgaaaagagggttggtgtgagaacacagccttgcttcacgccattgttaatggagaagggttcagagagctcattgctgtatctgacccgaccttgttggttttcgtgcagttggataatcatgttgaggaactttggggggcatccgatgcgctctagtatttgccaaagccctttcctgctcacggtgtcgaaggctttggtgaggtcaacaaaggtgacgtagagtcctttgttttgttctctgcacttttcttggagctgtctgagggcaaagaccatgtcagtagctcctctgtttgcgcgaaagccgcactgtgattctgggagaatattctcggcgacactaggtattattctatttaggagaatcctagcgaagattttgcctgcaatggagagcagcgtgattcccctgtagtttgagcagtctgatttctcgcctttgtttttgtacagggtgatgatggtggcatcacgaaggtcctgaggcagttttccttggtcccaacaaagcttgaaaaactcatgcagtttgacatgcagagttttgccgccagccttccagacctctggggggattccatccatacctgctgctttttttttttttttttttttttttttttttttttttttttttttttttttgcaggaacacttggccatttatttcAATATGAGTAACATTGAAATTGCAGCTTCTCACTTCAGTTCTTTGACTGCCAAACCTGGGGGTAGGGACTGTTTGAGTTTTTCAGCTTTTTCTTTGTCTGTGATGACCAGTGTGTACAGATATTTACTGCACCGAACTTTAAATTTTACATTATCTTTGTTCTTCTTGATTTTCACAGATTTTGCATCCTTCCTTCTTGCTGTTAGCAagaagtctttgatttcttcaatTGTTTTAGGCATGGTCGCGGTGAATCCAGCGGCGGGACCGTCGGTCTTCCTGCGGCGTTCCCACCTGAGGCTCGGCTGCTCCCCACAGAAgaccatacctgctgctttgccacttttcagttgttcgattgccttatatgtctcatcctgggtgaggacctcatccagctctagccttaggggctgttgagggagctggagcagggcggaatcttggactgagcggttggcactgaaaagagattggaagtgttctgaccatcggttgaggatggagatcttgtcgctgaggaggactttgccgtctgagctgcgcagcgggctttggacttggggtgaggggccgtacacagcctttagagcctcgtagaaacccctgaagtcgccaatgtccgcgctgagctggatttgcttggcgaggctagtccaccactcattttggatctcccggagtttgcgctgaagatggctgcatgcgcaacggaaggcttgtttcttctctggacaggacggctttgtaaggtgagcctggtgggcagctcgcttctttgccagcagctcctggatttcctggctgttttcgtcgaaccagtccttgtttttcctggaggagaagcccagtacctcttcagtggattgtagtatggtagtcttcaactgatcccagagggtttcaggggacgggtctgtgaggcggattgcattgtcgagctttgctttgaggtttgcctggaagtttcctctcgcttcgtatgactgcaggtttccaacattgaacctctttctgggggctttactgttcctgggctttggcttgaagtgaaggttgagcttgcagcgaaccagccggtggtcagtgaggcattccgcgctgggcatgaccctggtgtggagcacatctcgtttgtcactttctcgcaccaggatgtagtccaggaggggccagtgtttggatcggggatgcatccaggtagtcttaaggctgtccctttgctgaaaaagggtgtttgtaatgacaagccgctgttctgcgcagagctccaacaggaggtgcccattttcgttgcacttgccgacgccatgcttgcccaggattcctggccaggtttctgagtctttgccaacgcgagcgttgaagtcgccaaggatgacaactttgtcggctgtaggggtgcgttggatgaggttgcgcaggtcagtgtagaacttgtccttttctgctggttccgcctggagggttggagcatagacactgatgagggtgatgcaacgcttgttttgtcatcagtgtctatgctccaacccttcaagcGTTGCTCTCATCTTTCAGGGAACCAcaatctcaatttctctgtcattTCTTGTTTTCCCCAATACAAGTTCTCCTGTCTCAGTCTCTAAGGAAACATACATATCCTATGTACATACCAAAAGAAGCTTTTACACTCTATACAATGCCATCATTT contains the following coding sequences:
- the LOC138741658 gene encoding large ribosomal subunit protein eL38, with amino-acid sequence MPKTIEEIKDFLLTARRKDAKSVKIKKNKDNVKFKVRCSKYLYTLVITDKEKAEKLKQSLPPGLAVKELK